The bacterium genome includes the window GATGCCCAGCGACGTGCCGGCCGACCGCGCGGCCTTGACCAGCCGCAGCAGGTTGGTGCGGATGGCGTCCTCGTTCTCGTTGTCGTAGTCCAGGAAGATCCGGTTGCGCGCCGCCGGAATGCCCGCCCGCACGGCCTCGGCATAGGCGACCGAGCGCGACGAGGTCAGGCTGTCCACGAAGAACAGGTCGCGTTCCGCGAGCACCGACATGAGGGCCCGCATGGTGGGCAGGTCGCTGGTGGCGGCGCTCCCCATGTGGTTGTTCACGCCGGACGCGTGGTCGAGGGTGGCCAGGGCCGCGTCGAGACGGGCGCTGACGGCAGCGGCGTCCATGCCCACGAGGATCGCGTCGGGCCCGGGATCGGTCTCGGGGTAGCCCTGGGGCTCCATGGGCAGGTGCAGCATGATCTCGCGGCGCTGCTGCGGCCAGTCGCGCGACTGCCTCCCGACGGCCACGTCGACGGGGCAGCCCGCGGCCCGGCGTCCGGCAGCCCCGTCGGTTCCCATCGCCGCCGCGGCGACGCTCTCGCGTCCCGGCGGCAGCACCAGCTCGGTGCCCTGCAGGGAGAAGTGGCGGGAGTAGGGCAGGTCGGGCAGGACCGCCATGGTGACCGGGATCGGCAGGTCGAGGATGGACAGGGCGGCCGGTGTCTTGCCGTGCCCCCAGTCGTCGATGACCAGGGCCACGACCGGTCCTTCGGCGGCGGCGAACTCGCGCCAGCGGCTCAGGCCCGGGCCGCCGCCCCAGCGCACCGGCGGCGTGCGCCCCTCCCGCACCAGCA containing:
- a CDS encoding divergent polysaccharide deacetylase family protein, which gives rise to MKNIFRRNPRRKAKRSQSRAGGGRRIAWTALLATGVVVVLVGGGLLNWAQSRTGKAALLGLGADRNYADVQAAVDDALAAALPGFRAGPAEDPADHDWPAPAIGPGALVRCRVVPVPAVDSWWDVQARVAAALAPVGAKVLWGERVPDPAVRAARTAPDDATDLLRLDVGVTGRPTHTLMLVREGRTPPVRWGGGPGLSRWREFAAAEGPVVALVIDDWGHGKTPAALSILDLPIPVTMAVLPDLPYSRHFSLQGTELVLPPGRESVAAAAMGTDGAAGRRAAGCPVDVAVGRQSRDWPQQRREIMLHLPMEPQGYPETDPGPDAILVGMDAAAVSARLDAALATLDHASGVNNHMGSAATSDLPTMRALMSVLAERDLFFVDSLTSSRSVAYAEAVRAGIPAARNRIFLDYDNENEDAIRTNLLRLVKAARSAGTSLGIGHPHPATAAVLAREIPRLVAEGVRFVTVSELMALRAEAAQVASSGAGDGHGG